The genomic segment GCCAAATTGAACGCGAAGTAATGAGCAAGCTACGCGATGGCGAACGTGCATCACGCCTGCGCGAATACGCCCAGTAATTCTCCGCATCCATCCTTGAAAGCGTCGAGGCTAACTACTTGTTAGCCTCGACGCTTTCATCTTTAATGGGGCGTTAAAAGGTGCTTAAATTTTCCAAAAGTCAGGCTTTTACTATCTATATAGCTATCTCCAGCAACAGATCAGGTAACTTTAGCTATTATTCGCTAGACTTTGATACGTTCAGCTGAATTAAACCAATAGACCTCCTGCGATGGGCGTGTTTCTTAAACCTCCCTCCACAGCACAAAGGTCAACCGATATGGAAAATCGGTAGACTCAATGCGAATATGATCTTTTTCTGTTTTTAGAGAATATACATTGAATTAGTTTTCTCCTGCTGGCAGCGGTAACAAATGAGTTTGGATTAACAAGGAAGGCAGTCTCCTGTGAAGGATCTGGTCGATACCACCGAAATGTATCTGCGCACTATCTACGAGCTAGAAGAAGAAGGCATCGTTCCTTTGCGTGCTCGCATCGCAGAACGCCTCGAGCAGTCCGGCCCAACTGTTAGCCAGACTGTCGCTCGTATGGAACGCGATGGACTTGTCCACGTCAGCCCAGACCGTAGCCTGGAAATGACCCCTGAAGGACGCTCCCTAGCTATCGCAGTGATGCGCAAGCACCGTCTCGCAGAGCGCCTACTCACAGACATCATTGGTTTAGACATCCACAAAGTCCACGATGAAGCATGCCGTTGGGAACACGTCATGAGCGATGAGGTGGAACGTCGCCTCGTCGAGGTGCTTACAGATGTCCAACGCTCTCCTTTCGGCAACCCAATCCCGGGCTTATCCGAAATTGGATTTAACCAAGGTGTTCAGCCTGATGTTGGCATTCGTGCCATCGATTTGCCTATCGGGCAAGCTCTGAAGGCTCGCATTGTGCAGCTCAATGAAATCCTGCAAGTAGATCAGGAACAGTTCCACGCGCTCAGCGCTGCTGGTGTAGAAATCGG from the Corynebacterium crudilactis genome contains:
- a CDS encoding metal-dependent transcriptional regulator; the protein is MKDLVDTTEMYLRTIYELEEEGIVPLRARIAERLEQSGPTVSQTVARMERDGLVHVSPDRSLEMTPEGRSLAIAVMRKHRLAERLLTDIIGLDIHKVHDEACRWEHVMSDEVERRLVEVLTDVQRSPFGNPIPGLSEIGFNQGVQPDVGIRAIDLPIGQALKARIVQLNEILQVDQEQFHALSAAGVEIGVEVDIINEQGRVIITHNDSRVELIDDLAHAVRVEKVEG